TTTAAATTATTCCTCGATTTAAGTATTGTTTACCTCTTGCAATGGTCACAGTGGGAGAACCTGCCAGCTGATTCTCGTGTGAGAGTGTGGCACGACCTGCAGCCTGTGGTTCAGAATCTGCCACTGGCCCAGACTCGATACAAACCACTTCGACCTGTGGAGACTGAGCTCTTGTCTCAAAATTTTCCGCTACCTCTGGTACCAGTTTTGCAAACTTGGGCTGTGGATCGATCTCTGTCACCCACAGTCCCAGGCATTGGGCCTAATCTTCCAGACTTCAGGTGTGAGGATCAGGGTAGACCACAGTGTCGTGAACATTTATTTGCCAATAAAGATCCTCATTTTCGTGAAGCACAGTTTGTGGTTTCAGGTCAGCTCTTACCACAAGAGCATATGTTTACAGTACCTGCTGCACTGCGGAATCACGAGTCTAGATTCTTGGCAAAAGAACTGCGTTGTGAGTTTGGCTTCGAGACTTCAGAACATTTGCAGCTGCAGGAAGTTAGTTACATGATAGTGAAACGATCACAGCACGGACACACAAAAAACAACTTGGATCGAGACCAGGAAAACAGGTACTTCACTTCGGACCATCGACACAATCGTGAAATAGGATACAGTGAGCCAGAACCCCTTCAGCTCCATCAGTCAAGATATATGGATTTGGATCGGCTGTCACCTCGAGATGAGAGAGATACGGTTTGGGATCGGCTGTCATCTCGAGACAAGATACCTACAGTGTGGGATCGTCTATCACCTCAGGGTAAGAAGTATATGGCGTCCGATGGGCTGTCACCTCAGGGTAAGAGGTATAAAGCTTCCAGTTGGGTATCACCTCGAGGTAATAGGTGTGAAACTTCCAGTCGAGTGTCACCTCAAGGTAAGAGGTATAATGCTTCAGATTCACTGTCATCCCGAGATAAGAGGTGTAAATATTCCAATTGGCTGTCATCTCACGATGAAAGGCACATGCCTTCGGACCGGCTCTCACCTCGAGATGGAAAGTACACACCTTTAGACCATATGTCACACCGAAATGGGAGGCACATGGTTTCAGAGCAGCGATCGCCCCGAGACGGGAGGTACGCGGCTTCGGATCGGCTGTTGCCTCGAGGTGGGAGGGACGTGGCTTCGGATCGACATTTGCCTCGGGATGGGAGGGACGTGGCTTCGGATCGACATTTGCCTCGGGATGGGAGGGACGTGGCTTCGGATCGACATTTGCCTCAGGATGGGAGGGATGTGGCTTCCGATCGACATTTGCCTCGGGATGGGAGGGATGTGGCTTCCGATCGACATTTGCCTCGGGATGGGAGGGATGTGGCTTCCGATCGACATTTGCCTCGGGATGGGAGGGATGTGGCTTCCGATCGGCTGTCACCTCGGGACAGGAGGTACGCGGCTTCGGATCGGCTGTCGACGCGGGATTCGAGGTATGCGGCTTCAGATCAGCTGTCGTCCTGGGATGGGAGGTATGCGGATTTGGATCGGCTGTCACCCCAGGAGTCGAGGTACACAGCTTCAGATCGACTGTCGCCCCGGGATTCGAGGTACGCGGCTTCAGATCGGCTGTCGCCCCGGGATTCGAGGTACGCGGCTTCAGATCGGCTGTCGCCCCGGGATTCGAGGTACGCGGCTTCAGATCGGCTGTCGCCCCGGGGTTCGAGGTACGCGCCTTCGGATCGGCTGTCGCCCCAGGATGCGAGGTACGCGGCTTCAGATCGGCTGTCTCCCCGGGATTCGAGGTACGCGGCTTCAGATCGGCTGTCGCCCCGGGGTTCGAGGTACACGGCTTCGGATCGGCTGTCGCCCCAGGATGCGAGGTACGCGGCTTCAGATCGGCTGTCTCCCCGGGATGCGAGGTACGCGGCTTCAGATCGGCTGTCTCCCCGGGATGCGAGGTACGCGGCTTCAGATCGGCTGTCGCCCCGGGATTCGAGGTACGCGGCTTCAGATCGGCTGTCGCCCCGGGGTTCGAGGTACGCGGCTTCAGATCGGCTGTCGCCCCGGGGTTCGAGGTACGCGCCTTCGGATCGGCTGTCGCCCCAGGATGCGAGGTACGCGGCTTCAGATCGGCTGTCTCCCCGGGATTCGAGGTACGCGGCTTCAGATCGGCTGTCTCCCCGGGATTCGAGGTACGCGGCTTCAGATCGGCTGTCGCCCCGGGATTCGAGGTACGCGGCTTCAGATCGGCTGTCGCCCCGGGGTTCGAGGTACACGGCTTCGGATCGGCTGTCGCCCCGGGATGCGAGGTACGCGGCTTCAGATCGGCTGTCGCCCCGGGATTCGAGGTACGCGGCTTCGGATCGGCTGTCGCCCCGGGGTTCGAGGTACGCGGCTTCGGATCGGCTGTCGCCCCAGGATGCGAGGTACGCGGCTTCGGATCGGCTGTCGCCCCAGGATTCGAGGTACGCGGCTTCGGATCGGCTGTCCCGGGATTTGAGGTACATGGCTTCGGATCGGCTGTCGCCCCTGGTTTCGAGGTATGAGGGTTATGATCAACAGTCACTTCGAGATAAAAGTTACACGACTTCTGATTGGTCTTCGTCTTGTGATCCTAGGCACAAAGTTTCAGAGCAGCCACCATCTCGTGATTGGTACCTCCCTTCAAATCAGTCACTGTCTTCTAGTTCTGGGTACATTACTCCAATCCAGGAGAAATCCCCAAATTCGAAGTGGAGAGGCTCAGTTCAACAATCCTCCAGTGATTCCAATTCTGTAGGTCCGCATGAGTCACTGTTCCAGGAATCCACATTCCGAGACAGAAATCAGGTGCAGTACAATGAAGGTAGATTTGTGGAATCTAGACTGAGAATGTCAGCTTACCCACTACGCAGGGAATTTGATGATACAGTTTCTCACACGCTACGTTCACAGGAAAACAGATTTTAAAGTTCAGATGTCCTGTTCCAGCAATCTGTCATATTATAAATTCTTTTCTCTTGAGATCTTTGGGGCTAACTGGTAGACATTCAGTGATACAAGCACTTACTGTTGGAGGTGAATTTGTATCAAAAATGTAACATTCCAGTTTGTGGAGAGTTTAACCAGTATTGCATAAATCATTGTAACATTTAGTTACCCTTCTATATTTAGGGCAGGACAACATTTATAACTCTTTCAGCTCTACATCTGCCTATAATTCACAACATTGTTTGGAATTAAACTTTGAAGTGAGTTTGAAAGGCTTCAGGTTTAAATTCTGTTAAAAGGAGTGCCTCTGCTATTCGTAGCAGGCCTGTCCATTTGCAAGTTCTTTAAACAGGTTTGAAGTGTGTTTTGTTTCATTTGTCTGTCAGAAATGTTTCTGATTTTGTGACTAATTTTGTATGCTGTATGTTatataaagaaaggaaaaagttgGAACTACTTCAAATGTTTTTGTACACATCTAGTGATGTCCTATTATTTATGCCAGAGTGAATGTTTAAATGTGAGTTTGGTGTGCAGGGAATTTGGTAAACCAAATAACTAAAAAATgcacttatttgtgtgtgtgtgtgtgtgtgtgtgtgtcctgtttcatttcagcagttgtTATTCAAAATAAGtactttgaaactggaacttttttttttcccccagaatATAATTTTGTATAAATTTGTAGAACTTGAAATAAAATACTTGATCAATGTGTGTGTTTCCTTAATCATGGAGTACTGCTTCGGAGGAATTGAAGAGATCAGTGGAAGAAATTGCTAGCTAAGCCACAAGTGAATTTAACAGTGTATGATGCAGTTAGAAGCACGGCAGGAGGATCAATGCAATCCTCACTAAATTGAGAATTAAGCATTTTCTTCTGCCGACACCTTCAATTGTCAAGGATAAGTCACAACTTTCTATTTATTCAAAAGATTTACTCTtttcaacaaatacattttttgggTAGTTGCACTGTCATGGAGCACTGGTATGGTTAATAAACAGGCACTGCTTATGTTGTGACTGTAATCGGAGTAGTCTTCTCTGACAGTAATATAACTGCGAAACTGATCTGTGACCACGTGAGGCTCAATATAGTGTCACCCATTGAAGCACATGAAGAAGAAAATGGTCAAAATAACACGGGCTAGTACGGGTGGTGtcgcctgacccatctcgtcgtgttctgtggcattctgtgaaccattctgtacACCCCCATTGCACTGCCAAAACATTTTGTCCCACATAaggagcaatttcccggatggaggCATCATCTCTCATACCAATAATACgcactctttcaaactcactgatgtgacAGTACGGTTCGCGTATACATATATGAAGCATTCTGTATGTCTACTCAAGTCACAGTACtgcattaccttcagtttatagcaaCAATGAGAGCAGCAGGTGCATTTTATCGGTAGATGGTATTGCACCGTGATATCAGTGTTAACCTGAATCCtgtgggccgacatggttcaaatgctattcatttctgcagaacatactattgtacatgtcctttgaatatgaacgtcctgtttCTAGGCATtgaagattctctctctctctctctctctctctctctctctgtgtgtgtgtgtgtgtgtgtgtgtgtgtgtgtgtgtgtgtgtgtgtctactgtgacttaccaaatgggaaagtgctggtagatagacacaataaaaaacagaaacacacacacaaaaatttcaagctttcacaacctgaggttgcttcatcaggaaagagggaaggcgagggaaagatgaaaggatgtgggttttaagggagagggtaaggagtcattccaatcccgggagcggaaagacttaccttggggggggggaaaggacaggtacacactcgcgcgcgcacacacgcacgtaTCCATCTGCTcacatacagacacaggcagacatgtgtaaatgcaaagaggttgggcagagatatcagtcgaggcggaagtacagatgcaaagatgttattgaatgacaggtgatgtacgaggtgtggcaacttgaaattagcggaggttgaggcctggtgggtaatgggaagagagaatatattgaagggcaagttcccatctctggagttctgataggttggtgtcagtgggaagtatccagataacccggacggtgtaacactgtgccaagatgtgctggccgtgcaccgaggcatgtttagccacaggatgatcctcattaccaacaaacactgtctgcctgtgtccattcatgcgaatggacagtttgttgctggttattcccacatagacggcttcacagtgtaggcaggtcagttggtaaatcacgtgggtgctttcacacgtggctctgcctttgatcgtgtacaccttccgggttacaggactggagtaggtggtggtgggagggtgcgtgggacaggttttacaccgggggcagttacaagggtaggagccagagggtagggaaggtggtttggggatttcatagagatgaaccgagaggttacgaagattaggtggacggcggaaagacactcttggtggagtggggaggattttgtgaaggatggatctcatttcagggtaggatttgaggaagttgtatccctgctggagagccacattcagagtctggtccagtcccagaaagtatcctgtcacaagtggggcacttttggggttcttctgtgggaggtttgaggggatgaggaagtggctccggttatttgcttctgtaccaggtcgggagggtagttgcgggatgcgaaagctgttttcaggttgttggtgtaatggttcaaggattggggactggagcagattcgtttgccacgaagacctaagctgtagagaagggaccgtttggtatggaatgggtggcagctgtcataatggaggtactgttgcttgttggtgagtttgatgtggacggacgtgtgaagctcgccattggacaggtggaggtcaacgtcgaggaaagtggcgtgggatttggagtaggaccaggtgaatttgatggaaccagaggagttgaggttggagaggaaattctggagttcttcttcactgtgagtccagatcatgaagatgtcatcaataaatctgtaccaaactttgggttggcaggcctgggtaaccaagaaggcttcctctaagcgacccaaaAATAGGTTCGCATACgaggggggccatcctggtaccgatggctgttccctttaattgttggtatgtctggccttcaaaagtgaagaagttgtgagttaggatgaagctggctaaggtaatgaggaaagaaatTTGTACAATTATGAAATGGGACCCACCTGGATAGGCACACACTTtagtatacagggctattacaaatgattgaagcgatttcataaattcactgtagctccattcattgacatatggccacgacacactacagatacgtagaaaaactcaaagatttgttcggctgaagccgcacttcaggtttctgccgccagagcgctcgagagcgcagtgagacaaaatggcgacaggagccgagaaagcttatgtcgtgcttgaaatgcactcacttcagtcagtcataacagtgcaacgacacttcaggacgaagttcaacaaagatccaccaactgctaactccattcggcgatggtatgcgcagtttaaagcttctggatgcctctgtaaggggaaataaaCGGGTCGGCccgcagtgagtgaagaaacggttgaacgcgtgcgggcaagtttcacgcggaagtcgacgaataaagcaagcagggagctaaacgtaccacagccgatggtttggaaaatcttacggaaaaggctaaagcagaagccttaccatttacaattgctacaagccctgacacccgatgacaaagtcaaacgctttgaattttcggcggggttgcaacagctcatggacagctcagtgtgaaacttgttttctgtgatgaagcaacattttttcttaatggtgaagtgaacagacacaatgtgcgaatctgggtggtagagaatcctcacgcattcgtgcagtaaattcgcaattcaccaaaagttaacatgttttgtgcagtctcacggtttaaagcttacggcccctttttcttctgcgaaaaaaacgttacaggacacgtgtatctggacatgctggaaaattggctcatgccacaactggagacagacagcgccgacttcatctttcaacaggatggtgctccaccgcacttccatcttcatgttcggcatttcttaaacaggagattggaaaaccgatggatcggtcgtggtggagatcatgatcagcaattcgtgtcacggcctccacgctctcccgacttaaccccatgcgatttctttctgtggggttatgtgaaagatctagtgtttaaacctcctctaccaagaaacgtgctagaactgcgagctcgcatcaacgatgctttcgaactcattgatggggacatgctgcgccgagtgtgggaggaacttgattatcggcttgatgtctaccgaatcactaaaggggcacatatcgaacatttgtgaatacctaaaaaaactttttgagtttttgtatgtgtgtgcaaagcattgtgaaaatatctcaaataataaagttattgtagagctgtgaaatcgcttcaatcatttgtaataaccctgtagtactTCAGAGATTTGCGGGGATGTGTTAGCCCCAGACAGTATCTGTGCCCAGCGGGTTAATGGTGAAGGCCAGTGATAGTCTGGATGCAGTTTCTAGGTGCTGCCTGAGTCCTGTTTCAATTACGtgattaacaaatgttttgaaaacaTTCTCaccagatgcagacagttgggtacACAAATTCTGTCAGAGGGGTGAAGGAGTGGTCACAGGGaggccaccctctaccactaacattgtgCAATCCAAGCTAACATGCCACCCCCTGTGGACAAACAGTACAAAGGCGAGGAAGCAGAGTCTGAAAATAACAAAATACTAGGTTCtacttgagaaatgaaataaatgagagatgagatagtgaaggcagcaggggataaaataaaataggtaaaaagacaaggcctggtaGAAATCTGTGGATAACACGAGAGATATTGAATTGctgaaaagagaaaatttaaaaatgaagcaggtgaaaggaaataaaaatgtttaaaaaatgagattgacaggaagttcaaaatggctaacggctaggaatggctagaggacacgtGTTCGGACACGGAAGCATATTTCGCTACGGAAAAGGTAGGTACCGTCTACAGGGaagttaaagaggcctttgggaaaAAGAGAAGTAGGTGTAAGAatgtcaggagctcagatggaggagcagttataagcaaagaaggaaaagatgAGATGTGGAAGGAGTGTATGTGGGGTTTGTGcaggggagatgaacttgaaagcagtgTTATAGACAGGGaattggatgtagatgtaaatgagataGGAGGTataatactgcaagaagaatttgatacTGCTCTCcaggatctaagtcgaaacaaggctcctgggGGTAGGTGATACTCCATCAGAattactgattgccttgggagagccagccatgacgaaactctcccatctggtgtgcaaggtgtACGAGGCAGGTGAAATAACCACCGACTTTCAGAATGTagtgattccaattccaaagaaatcaattGCTGACatctgtgaaaattaccaaactatcagtttattactcatggttgcaaaatactaacatgaattctgtacAGAAGTATGGATAAACTGCTCAAGcagacctcaaggaagatcagtttggattctggagaaatgtacgagcacacgaggcaatactggcaCGACGACTTACCTGAGACCTCAGGTtagggaaagacaaacctacgtatgatttgtagacttacagaaagcttttgacaatgttaacaggaatattctcttagaaattctgaaggtagcaggggtaagatacagggagcaaagggctatttacaacttgtacagaaaccagacaacagttataagagtcaagggtgaTGAAAAGGAAGccctggttgagaagggagtgagacagggttgtagcctgtcccaatTTTTTCAGTCTgtccattgaacaagcagtaaaggaaaccaaagaaaaatcaggagtaggaattaaagttcagagaaaagaaataaaagctttgaggtttgctggtgacattgtaattttgtcagacagcaaagaacctggaagagcagttgaactgaatggacagtgtcgaaaggaggatataagatgaacttcaaaaaaggataatggaatgtagtcaaattaaatcagatgatactaagggacttagatgaggaaatgaggcacttaaagtaggagataggttttgctatttgggtagcaaaataactgatgatggccaaagtagagtggatataaaatgtagactggtaatggcaagaaaagcatttgtgaagaTGATGCAGGATGGACTGTTGTTTCTgaggaagagacatttgttaacatgaaatatagatttaagtgtaaggaagtctttctTGAAGATATATGTCTGTAGtatagccttgtatgtaagtgaaatattgatgataaacagtttagagaaaaaggaaatacaagctttcaaaatgtggaacTACAAAAGaacattgaagattagatgggtcagtcacataattaatgaggtactgagtagaactgtTGCAgcaagaaatttgtgatacaacttgactaaaagaagagagttCTGAGAAACCAAGttatcgccagtttagtattggagggaagtgtgggggtaacaagtttagagggagaccaagagatgaatacagtaagcagatacagGACGACGCAGGTTGCCATAGTGactgataaagaagcttgcacagggtggagtagcatggagaactgcatcaaatcagtcttcgtactgaagaccaccaccaccacaacaacaagttGACGAAGATGTAGTTTTAATGAGCACAGGTATTGCCAAAGATCACACAGAATTTTTCAGAAAGGAAAATTTTCTAATTGGAATAACTAAGAAACTAACAGGTTACATAAGTAGCAGTATACATTGTGGGAAACTGAAAAAATGGTGCTGCAAAACTATGGTACTGGATGctggaaataaaattatttatacactactggccattaaaattgctacaccaagaagaaatgcagatgataaacgggtattcattggacaaatatattatactagaactaaaatgtgattacattttcacgcaatttgcgcacgtagatcctgagaaatcagtacccagaataaccacctctggctgtaataacagccttgatacgcctgagcattgagtcatacagagcttggatggcgtgtacaggtacagctgcccatgcagcttcaacacgataccacagttcgagagtagtgactggcgtattgtgatgagccagttgctcggccatcattgaccggacgttttcaattggtgagagatctggagaatgtgctggccagggcagcagtcgaacattttctgtatcgagaaaggcccgtacaggacctgcaacatgccgtcgtggattatcctgctgaagtgtagggtttcgcagggatcgaacgaagggtagagccacaggtcgtaacacatctgaaatgtaacgtccactgtccaaagtgccgtcaatacgaacaagaggtgaccgagacgtgtaaccaatggcaccccataccatcacgccggatgataagccagtatggcgatgacgaatacacgcttccagtgtgcgttcaccgcgatgtcgcccaacacggatgtgaccatcatgatgctgtaaacagaacctggattcatccgaaaaaatgacgttttgccattcgtgcacccaggttcggcgtcgAGTACACCATAACAGGCGCTCCTCtctctgatgcagcgtctagggtaaccgcagccacggtctccgagctgatagtcggtgCTGTTACAAATGTCGTCagactgttcgtccagatggttgttgtcttgcaaacgtcgccatctgttgactcagggatcgatccgttacaaccatgccgataagatgcctgtcatctcgactgctagtgatacgaggccgttaggatccagcacggc
This sequence is a window from Schistocerca nitens isolate TAMUIC-IGC-003100 chromosome 11, iqSchNite1.1, whole genome shotgun sequence. Protein-coding genes within it:
- the LOC126213483 gene encoding uncharacterized protein LOC126213483 isoform X16, whose amino-acid sequence is MCGDLLGEREMSGIVKEVMDKLREAENSVGVEDGNGKTEQKMEKECGESGKFGAVVELETDGKEADVGREKLKKERWSRAQKLQRKIMQVEAALKLEIAKVEQKKQKLEGIALRCETSNGEGDRKDTFVAEEQLKKMRLSGAQRRKMKKMMARAAGERVLTKSEQKKRKLEEVTPNYEIGNGEAKKVTSTVQNEAPVLSVPPVYTDRQLRRFQCKLKAKKFKTNTDGGKAPVLSVPLVSTKKRVKRLKRKLKSGKPHDTTKTSTKFVSGGIIGGNTNASATEEVTGGNAYVPVTEQVNKRRKNVLSRTAAAGGTKQHVTAGQKRKRKRQKQRDITKTFIKFLSGGFTGGNDNAPVTEKVDEYSTGVSDREAQGEEETAGSMRLAVVPVGFPDVKMTEEQAEMVWAALTNMIDPSESEELVQFSAMQYENGGLAITCTDRATKVWLRKTVPKLVPWIGACLTVGQADLTLKGTKFILSLPKAMKGRSDEEVLDLFQKQNKGISTTKWKVCSRLTEADERERLTLWVDEKSFQDLKARDFKLFLDLSIVYLLQWSQWENLPADSRVRVWHDLQPVVQNLPLAQTRYKPLRPVETELLSQNFPLPLVPVLQTWAVDRSLSPTVPGIGPNLPDFRCEDQGRPQCREHLFANKDPHFREAQFVVSGQLLPQEHMFTVPAALRNHESRFLAKELRCEFGFETSEHLQLQEVSYMIVKRSQHGHTKNNLDRDQENRYFTSDHRHNREIGYSEPEPLQLHQSRYMDLDRLSPRDERDTVWDRLSSRDKIPTVWDRLSPQGKKYMASDGLSPQGKRYKASSWVSPRGNRCETSSRVSPQGKRYNASDSLSSRDKRCKYSNWLSSHDERHMPSDRLSPRDGKYTPLDHMSHRNGRHMVSEQRSPRDGRYAASDRLLPRGGRDVASDRHLPRDGRDVASDRHLPRDGRDVASDRLSPRDRRYAASDRLSTRDSRYAASDQLSSWDGRYADLDRLSPQESRYTASDRLSPRDSRYAASDRLSPRDSRYAASDRLSPRDSRYAASDRLSPRGSRYAPSDRLSPQDARYAASDRLSPRDSRYAASDRLSPRGSRYTASDRLSPQDARYAASDRLSPRGSRYAASDRLSPRGSRYAASDRLSPRGSRYTASDRLSPRDARYAASDRLSPRDSRYAASDRLSPRGSRYAASDRLSPQDARYAASDRLSPQDSRYAASDRLSRDLRYMASDRLSPLVSRYEGYDQQSLRDKSYTTSDWSSSCDPRHKVSEQPPSRDWYLPSNQSLSSSSGYITPIQEKSPNSKWRGSVQQSSSDSNSVGPHESLFQESTFRDRNQVQYNEGRFVESRLRMSAYPLRREFDDTVSHTLRSQENRF
- the LOC126213483 gene encoding uncharacterized protein LOC126213483 isoform X21; the protein is MCGDLLGEREMSGIVKEVMDKLREAENSVGVEDGNGKTEQKMEKECGESGKFGAVVELETDGKEADVGREKLKKERWSRAQKLQRKIMQVEAALKLEIAKVEQKKQKLEGIALRCETSNGEGDRKDTFVAEEQLKKMRLSGAQRRKMKKMMARAAGERVLTKSEQKKRKLEEVTPNYEIGNGEAKKVTSTVQNEAPVLSVPPVYTDRQLRRFQCKLKAKKFKTNTDGGKAPVLSVPLVSTKKRVKRLKRKLKSGKPHDTTKTSTKFVSGGIIGGNTNASATEEVTGGNAYVPVTEQVNKRRKNVLSRTAAAGGTKQHVTAGQKRKRKRQKQRDITKTFIKFLSGGFTGGNDNAPVTEKVDEYSTGVSDREAQGEEETAGSMRLAVVPVGFPDVKMTEEQAEMVWAALTNMIDPSESEELVQFSAMQYENGGLAITCTDRATKVWLRKTVPKLVPWIGACLTVGQADLTLKGTKFILSLPKAMKGRSDEEVLDLFQKQNKGISTTKWKVCSRLTEADERERLTLWVDEKSFQDLKARDFKLFLDLSIVYLLQWSQWENLPADSRVRVWHDLQPVVQNLPLAQTRYKPLRPVETELLSQNFPLPLVPVLQTWAVDRSLSPTVPGIGPNLPDFRCEDQGRPQCREHLFANKDPHFREAQFVVSGQLLPQEHMFTVPAALRNHESRFLAKELRCEFGFETSEHLQLQEVSYMIVKRSQHGHTKNNLDRDQENRYFTSDHRHNREIGYSEPEPLQLHQSRYMDLDRLSPRDERDTVWDRLSSRDKIPTVWDRLSPQGKKYMASDGLSPQGKRYKASSWVSPRGNRCETSSRVSPQGKRYNASDSLSSRDKRCKYSNWLSSHDERHMPSDRLSPRDGKYTPLDHMSHRNGRHMVSEQRSPRDGRYAASDRLLPRGGRDVASDRHLPRDGRDVASDRHLPRDGRDVASDRLSPRDRRYAASDRLSTRDSRYAASDQLSSWDGRYADLDRLSPQESRYTASDRLSPRDSRYAASDRLSPRDSRYAASDRLSPRDSRYAASDRLSPRGSRYAPSDRLSPQDARYAASDRLSPRGSRYAASDRLSPRGSRYAASDRLSPRDSRYAASDRLSPRDSRYAASDRLSPRGSRYTASDRLSPRDARYAASDRLSPRDSRYAASDRLSPRGSRYAASDRLSPQDARYAASDRLSPQDSRYAASDRLSRDLRYMASDRLSPLVSRYEGYDQQSLRDKSYTTSDWSSSCDPRHKVSEQPPSRDWYLPSNQSLSSSSGYITPIQEKSPNSKWRGSVQQSSSDSNSVGPHESLFQESTFRDRNQVQYNEGRFVESRLRMSAYPLRREFDDTVSHTLRSQENRF
- the LOC126213483 gene encoding uncharacterized protein LOC126213483 isoform X24 gives rise to the protein MCGDLLGEREMSGIVKEVMDKLREAENSVGVEDGNGKTEQKMEKECGESGKFGAVVELETDGKEADVGREKLKKERWSRAQKLQRKIMQVEAALKLEIAKVEQKKQKLEGIALRCETSNGEGDRKDTFVAEEQLKKMRLSGAQRRKMKKMMARAAGERVLTKSEQKKRKLEEVTPNYEIGNGEAKKVTSTVQNEAPVLSVPPVYTDRQLRRFQCKLKAKKFKTNTDGGKAPVLSVPLVSTKKRVKRLKRKLKSGKPHDTTKTSTKFVSGGIIGGNTNASATEEVTGGNAYVPVTEQVNKRRKNVLSRTAAAGGTKQHVTAGQKRKRKRQKQRDITKTFIKFLSGGFTGGNDNAPVTEKVDEYSTGVSDREAQGEEETAGSMRLAVVPVGFPDVKMTEEQAEMVWAALTNMIDPSESEELVQFSAMQYENGGLAITCTDRATKVWLRKTVPKLVPWIGACLTVGQADLTLKGTKFILSLPKAMKGRSDEEVLDLFQKQNKGISTTKWKVCSRLTEADERERLTLWVDEKSFQDLKARDFKLFLDLSIVYLLQWSQWENLPADSRVRVWHDLQPVVQNLPLAQTRYKPLRPVETELLSQNFPLPLVPVLQTWAVDRSLSPTVPGIGPNLPDFRCEDQGRPQCREHLFANKDPHFREAQFVVSGQLLPQEHMFTVPAALRNHESRFLAKELRCEFGFETSEHLQLQEVSYMIVKRSQHGHTKNNLDRDQENRYFTSDHRHNREIGYSEPEPLQLHQSRYMDLDRLSPRDERDTVWDRLSSRDKIPTVWDRLSPQGKKYMASDGLSPQGKRYKASSWVSPRGNRCETSSRVSPQGKRYNASDSLSSRDKRCKYSNWLSSHDERHMPSDRLSPRDGKYTPLDHMSHRNGRHMVSEQRSPRDGRYAASDRLLPRGGRDVASDRHLPRDGRDVASDRHLPRDGRDVASDRLSPRDRRYAASDRLSTRDSRYAASDQLSSWDGRYADLDRLSPQESRYTASDRLSPRDSRYAASDRLSPRDSRYAASDRLSPRDSRYAASDRLSPRGSRYAPSDRLSPQDARYAASDRLSPRGSRYAASDRLSPRDSRYAASDRLSPRDSRYAASDRLSPRDSRYAASDRLSPRGSRYTASDRLSPRDARYAASDRLSPRDSRYAASDRLSPRGSRYAASDRLSPQDARYAASDRLSPQDSRYAASDRLSRDLRYMASDRLSPLVSRYEGYDQQSLRDKSYTTSDWSSSCDPRHKVSEQPPSRDWYLPSNQSLSSSSGYITPIQEKSPNSKWRGSVQQSSSDSNSVGPHESLFQESTFRDRNQVQYNEGRFVESRLRMSAYPLRREFDDTVSHTLRSQENRF